The window TCAAGAAAGATGTTAAGTATGAAATTATTGACGGACAACAGAGATTAACTACTTTGACCATTTTCATACGCTCAATTCTGAACGTATTGAAAAAGCGAGAAAAAGAGCTAGAAGATTTCGACTTTCAAACTAAAGAAAACATTTTCCTTAAAAACGGTGGGAATATAAAATTACGCCCAGTCGAATATGATAGGGCTTGCTTTGATTCACTAATTATTGACAATCAGAAGAAATTTGAAACAAATACACCATCACAAGTAAGAATAAAGGAGGCTAAAACATTTTTTGTCACAGAATTGGAAAAGTTGAAGACAGATATTTTGCTACGAGTTCTTACAAAAATTGAGACGACTGACCTAACGATTATCGAACTAGAGGGCAAAAAGGATTCTGCGTTAATGTTTGAATTGGAGAATAATAGAGGCAAAGATTTGACAAATATGGAAAAAATCAAATCTTACTTTATGTATCAAATGTACGTTTACAGCGACCCTGAACAAACAGAATCAAATATTGAAAATGTGTCAAATATTTTCAAGCTGATTTATTTAATAATCAATGATTTCAAAAGACTCAACGAAGATAGTGTGCTAATCTATCACAACAACGCTTATATCAAAGGCTATAATTACAGGACACTAGAAGATGTTAAAGAAGTTTTCAAGAAATCAGAAGACAAGATAGATTGGATTAAAAAATACATTTCTGAACTTCATACTTCCTTCTCAAATATGAAGAAGTTTGAAAGCTCAGATAATTTTTATGCAAAAAAACTTTCTAAAATAAATGCACCTGCCTTTATCTACCCTTTTGTAATTAGAGGATATAAATACTTTGGAGATGATAGCAAGAAACTGAATACACTTTTTAATATACTTGAAGTTTTAACCTTTCGTGCAAGATTGATAAATAGCAGAGCCAATATTCAAGAGCGTTTAAATTCAATTCTTCTCAATTTTAAAGGAGATTTAATAAACCTTAAACAAGAGATTAAAAGCAAATTGAATGAATCTTGGTATTGGAGCGATACAAACACAAAAAACTATCTGAATGGTGGAATGTATGGAAATAAGGTTTTAAACTATTTGCTTTGGGAGTATGAAAATTCAATTCAGAATAAAGGGTATAGTATCAAAAACTTTAGCTTAGAGAATGAACAAATAGAGCATATTTCACCACAAACACCAACAGACGGAGAGCCAATAGCGACAGGCTATGACCTGAATGAAGACCGCGAATATTCTGAAGATTTTGTGTCTGAGCACTTAAACAGCTTGGGAAATCTAATGTTAATCTCAGGCTCACATAATGCTTCAATTGGAAATAAGGCATTTAAAGATAAACTTGACTCATACAAAGCAAATCCTCTTTTAAATCAACAAGCAGAGATTAAAGATTTTGCAAATTCTGAAAATGAAGCAGTTTTTTGGAAAACAGAATCAATCGAAAAACGACATAAGAAAATAGTGGATTTTGCAATCCAAAAATGGAGTTTTGATAAAGTAGAAACAACATATCTAGAAAAAGAATTAATAGAGGACGAAAAAAAATAACGAAATGCCAACAATGGTTATACGTAATGCGGGTTAAAGTGCTGATATGAAAGTAATTACATTAAACAAGCCTTTCGGTAAGCGGACAGTGAAGTGCCTTGAAATCCCGCACTACGCATAGCCGAGACCGTTAGTGGCAAGCAAAACAAAAAAACTGCCACGTGCAATTCATGTTTTATTTGCACGTGCTATAAATTTGGATTAATTTTACACGTATAAAAACTTTAAATTGGAGGAGTGTAAAATGAATACTAAACTGACACTTACAATAGAGCAATCTATAATTGAGAAAGCAAAGAAGTACGCATCAGGAAAAGGCAGAAGTCTTTCTGATATAATTGAGAATTATCTGAAAATTATAACGAAAGAAGAGCAAGCCAAGGAGGTTGAATTGACGCCCATTGTGAAATCTCTAAAGGGGACATTTAAAGAACCCAGAAACTTTGATTATAAAACGGAGCTCTCAAAGAGACTTGCAGAAAAACACCTGTAAGAATGAAAAGAATATTGATTGACACCGACGTTATTCTGGATTTCTTTTTCGACAGAGAACCATTTTCAGACAATGCAGCTAAAGTATTAGCCCTTTGCGAATCTAAAGCTATTTCGGGCCATATTACTTCAGTGATTATAAGTAATGTTTATTATTTGTTGAGACAGAATGCTAAGCACGAAAAAGTTGTTGATAAATTGAATCAATTAATATCCATTACTGAAGTATTGACTACCGATAAAGAAGCAATTTTGCGAGCCCTAAACTCACCTTTTAAAGACTTTGAAGATGCTTTACAGAACTTCTCCGCAGAAATGATTGGAGACATAGATGTGATAGTCACCCGGAATACTAAAGATTTTAAAAACAGTGCATTAGGAGTTATGACTCCGGAGAATTATTTAAAGGTATTAATTGCCAGCCACCAACACGCGTTATAGTGCATATTAAGAACCCCAAACCTAGCACAATCAGTTTTTTAATTTTGAAAATAGTAACTTTTAAGTTACATTTACGTTATCGATAAAATCAGGGAAGTTATAGCCTATCAAGACCACTTTGAGAACTTTCTGAAAAAGCAAACAGTCAAAGTTCAAAACAAGATTTAAAAAGTCATTGAGGCTATTGAAACTTTTGAAAGAGTTCCGGAGACTTACCTAAAACCCATAAAAACAAAGAAAGGCCTATATGAAGCCAGGGTTCAGTTGGCAAGTAACATTTGGAGGGTGTTTTGTTTTTTTGATGAAGGCAAATTGGTGATTTTGCTCAATGGCTTTCAAAAAAAAACCCAAAAAACACCAACCAAGGAAATTGAAAAGGCTGCCAGACTGATGGATGAATATTATGCTGAAAAGGAAGTTCAAAAAGGTAAAAAGAAAAAGAAATGAATACTAAGAGCTGGAAAGATATCAAAGATGATGTGTATGGAGTCAAAGGAACCGAACGCAGGGATGAATTAGAAAGGGATTTTGAGTCTTTCAAAATTGGTTTGCTATTAAAAAAGGCAAGAGAGGATAAGAATCTAACACAGGAGCAATTAGCAGAATTAGTTGATAAAAAGAGAACTTATATTTCAAGAGTTGAAAACAATGGAAGTAATCTGACACTGAAAACCCTTTATGAAATAGTTGAAAAGGGATTAGGTGGGAAGGTAAAAATCTCCATTGAACTCTGAAAAAGGAATAACGCACTCTAACATCACCTTGGATACAGCGGGCGGTTCCGAGTAAATAGAAAGTTTAGTATCTTTAAAAAGTTAGGAGTAGGCTGGAAGAGAAGTGCTCCGAATGCCTAACTGCTGTAATATAGACCAGCCCTATTATAGCTGAATTAATTCCCAACCATGAAAAAATCAGAGGCCCCCATCCTAGTCCGAGAAACTTTTGATCTGTCAATTGAGCTGCTTTGGTCATACCTGACCGAGCGTGAATTGATGATTCAGTGGTATTTCGAAAACATACCAGAATTTCAAGCAATGCTTGGATTTGAGACTGAATTTGAGGTTGAAAACGAAGGAAGGGTTTTTCCACATAATTGGAAGGTAATGGCAGTAACTCCCTTCAGGAAAATCAGCTATAACTGGAAATATAAAGGGTTTGCAGGTGACTCCACTGTAACATTTGAATTGAGAGATTTGGGTGGTAAGACCGAGTTGAGCTTGACACATGAAGTTCTAGAAGACTTTAATGATGAGATTCCTGAGTTTAGTAGAGCAAGTTGCCAAGCAGGCTGGACGTATTTTATCAAAGAAAGATTAACGAGACTGGTAAATCAAAAATCCGGTAAGGAGTAGATTTTTAAGTACCTTTCAATCAAGTAAATGAAAAAAGGGGTCTGATTAGAACCCCCTTAAAATCAATTTTGTATGATGTGATTATTCTGCCTTGAAGACGGTTTTCCCACCTACTACGGTCATCATTACCTTGGTGTTGAGAATTTCGTTTTCTGGTATCTCCATGATATTTTGGTCAAAAACCGTGAAATCAGCCGCTTTGCCAACTTTAATTGAGCCTTTAAAGTCTTCTTCAAATTCTGCATAAGCGCCTGCCAAGGTATAAGATTTCAAAGCCTGATCTCTGGTCAGTTTTTGATCTGGTTCGTAGCCTCCTTCAGGCGTCATTTTCAATGTTTTTCTGGAAACAGATGCATAGAAGGATGGCAGGGCATCCACTGGCTCAACTGGCGCATCAGTACCATTGGAGATCACAGCACCTGAACCAAGCAATTTTTGCCATACATAAGCTCCATCTTTGATTCTTTTTACTCCCAAACGACCGATTGCCCAAGGCCTATCAGAGCTTAAGTGAATTGCTTGAATAGCTGCGATTACTCCTAGTTCTCCAAACCTACTGATATCATCTGGATGGAGGTGCTGTGCGTGTTCTATGCGAAATCTATGATCTTTTGCTTCAGGAAATTTTGCAAAAGCTGCCTCATATCTATCTAGTACTTCTCTGTTTGTTCTATCCCCTATAGCATGCGAATTTACTTGAAACCCAAGTTCTAAGCCTTTTTCAGCAACTTGAGTAACCAAGTCTATTGGCATAGTTTCATGCCCTCGACTTCCTGGCTTATCTTCATAGTCTTCCAATAACCACGCACCCCATGGCCCAAGAGCACCATCCATGTTGAGTTTAATAGAGCGCACAGTCACCATGTGATCTGGGTCTATTTTTGGGCCTTTCTTGTACCAGGCTTCGATAAGTTCGGGAATTCTGCTGGATAGCATGACATACATTCTTGCGGTTAGCTTACCTTCAGCTTTGAATTTTTCTAATAAATCAATTAAATCTTGATTTCCACCAGCATCATGAAAAGAAGTAATTCCTTTTTCCGCCAATTCTTTCAAAGCTAATTCCAATGCTTTTTCTGCTCTTTCGGGTGTGTCTTTTGGAATTAATCTGCTGACTAACCCTGAAGCCCTTTCTACTAAAACACCTGTCGGATTTCCTATTTCATCACGGATGACTTCTCCACCTTCCACTTCTTGCTTAAGATTTTCACTTCCTAATGGAGTAATGCCAGCAAGTTCCATAGCTTTTTTGTTTACAAAAGACGCATGACCTGATGCATGTGCCAAATAAACAGGGTTTTCAGGAGTAACTGCGCTCAGTTCATCGTGCGTTTGAAAACCATTTACGGTTTGATTAGGCATCTCTATCCATTTATCCTGATGCCATCCTCTGCCCGTGATCCATTCTCCTGGTTCAGCTTTGCTTGCAGCTTCGGCTACTTTTTCGACCAGCTCGTCATAGGTTTTTACATACATCAGGTCAATATCCAGTTTATTGTAACCTATACCCATCAGGTGTGCATGAGATTCTATCAATCCTGGTGTCATAGTTTTACCTTGTAGGTCAATTGTTTCTGTTTCATTTCCTACGAAAGCTTCAATTTCTTCAGTAGTACCTACAGCTAGGATAATTCCATCTTTTATAGCTACTGCCTCAGCAGTTGGTTGATCGTCTTCTACAGTGTAGATAAAACCATTTACAAACACCTTATCAGCTGTTTCTTTATTTCCACTACAGGAAAAAAGGAAGAAGAAGGCAAAGCCTAGAAATATTGTATTTTTCATATGTATCATGTTCTCAACCAAATCTAGGGATTTTCTTGATGCCAATCCAACCATTGCTGTAAAGCTCTTCATAAAAAGAGCTGAAGGGAATACGAATGAGTTCTTTTAAGTCAAAATTTTCATTTAAAAACTTGATTATGGATTAAATCTCTACCTCAATGTCTTTAATTAAAATATAAAACTGAGAATCAGATGGATACAAAAGTATTCTAAAATGGGGGCACTATTTTTTTGTTAATGCATGGTAATCCTACCATTATTTTTTTAACTTATTGACAGCTAACAACCATTAAAATTTTCAACCTATGCCTAGAGCTAAATCCGATAAAGATTGTAAAATCTTTGTGCTCGATACCTCAGTTATTTTGTATGCGCACAACAGCATCATGAATTTTGCAGAGCATGATGTAGTCATCCCGATTACCGTATTGGAAGAGCTCGATCAGTTTAAAAAAGGAAATGATACCAAAAACTTTGAAGCTCGTGAATTCATTCGTCTTTTGGATAATTTATCCAAAGATAATATGATCCACAATTGGACTCCACTTAATGGAAAAACAAAAGGCTATTTTAGGATATTGATGAATCCTGATAATAATATCAATGCTAACGAGATTTTTGGTGAGGAAAAAAATGATCATAAAATCCTCAATGCAGCCCTTCATCTCAAGCAAACAGAAAAAGGAAGAAAAGTGATTTTAGTAAGTAAGGACATCAATCTTCGTCTCAAAGCTAAATCACTCGATATTTATGCAGAGGATTATGAAACAGGCAAAATTAAAAACCTTGACGAACTAGAAAATACCGGAAAGTTCTTAATCGAAAATGTAGATATTGACGTCATCAACAAGCTTTATGATGCGCACCATGTGGATGGGAAATTGATTTTCGGAAGAAAAAAAATCAAGTCAAATGGTTACTATATTCTGAAAAATGAGAAAACCTCCGTGTTGACCTATTTCAACTCTGAAGACAATACCATGGAGCGAGTGGATAAACAACTTGCCTATAATGTAAAACCAAAAAATGCAGAGCAGACCTTTGCTCTTCATGCAATCATGAACCCTAGAGTCAAGTTAGTTTCTATCCAAGGAGTTGCGGGTACTGGAAAAACACTATTAGCTTTAGCAGGAGCACTTGAGCAAAGAAGAGATTATAAACAAGTATATTTAGCAAGACCAATCGTACCTTTGAGTAATAAAGATATTGGATTTCTTCCTGGCGATATCAAATCCAAACTGAATCCTTATATGGAGCCACTTTGGGATAATTTGAAATTTATCCAAAATCAGTTCAAAGAATCAGACAAAGAATATCAGAAAATCACAGAATTGGTCAATCAAGAGAAGTTGGTGATTCAGCCATTGGCCTATATTCGAGGAAGATCTTTGTCAAATATATTCTTTATAGTCGATGAAGCACAGAACCTTACACCTCATGAAGTCAAGACGATTATCAGTAGAGCTGGAGAAAACACCAAAATCATCTTTACTGGAGATGTTTTTCAAATTGACACGCCGTATCTAGATTCTCAGAGTAACGGCCTATCCTATTTGATTGATAGGGTAAAGGAACATCCGCTTTATGCACATATTAAATTGGAAAAAGGAGAACGCTCTGACTTGGCTAATTTAGCCAACGAGCTACTTTGATATTTTCAGATCTTTTGCCCCGGACCTGCCACAAAACTTAAAGTTTTGGCAGGTCTTTTTTTGGATTTTTAACATACTTAGAAGCAACCTTTTTAGCGAACTATTTACTTCATTTCTGTATCATTCTCAATTATTTATTGTTCAATAACGAACAGTGCCACCCTTGTTGTTTTTTCATAAAAAATTGATAATCAAATTATTAAAAAAAAAGGATCAAATTTTGGCATATGGTATTTGTCCGCATTTGAATTGGACAAATCTTAAAAAAACCTTACAATAAAAAAATATGAATACTTCAATTTTAACTCAGAAAAATGTGTGTGCCTTTTTAGGATTAATCATGGCACTTACGATTGTTTTTAGTGCGAGTGCACAAGAAAACAAAGTACTTGGTGAGCAACTGACAGCTGTCCTTGCTAATGAAATTACGGAGGAAAAAGAGGCATTAGAGATGATTGTAAATGTGGAATTGCCGGAATTAAAAGCTGAACCAATTGCCACTTTTATCAATAAACAAGGAGAGGTGATTGCCGAGTTTTATGGAGAAAAATCAGATTTGGAAATCAAATTTTCTGAGCTTTTCAAAAAATGTAAATTTTTGACTGCATCAGGCAAACAAGAATTTTATCTAGTGAGCTAGTATAATTAAAAGTTTTGGTTTAACGATAAAAAAGAAGGTGAGTCATGCTCACCTTTTTTTTAACTTTCAGTAATGGTATTCAGCTTAGCTAAGAAGCTATTGTAATACTGCCTTCCGACTTGTACTACTGCACCTGATTCAAGTGCTATTTCTTTAGTGTTGAAATTTTCAATTTGACCAAGTTGTACGATAAATGATTTTTGAACCCTTAAGAAAAGATTGGAAGGTAGTTTTTCTTCCATGTCCTTCATTGATTTGCGAATGGTATAGTTTCTATGTCTTGTGAAGATGGTCACCATATTTCCATTGGCTTCTACGTAGTAGATATCCACATAAGGAACTTTTTCATAAGCATTGTCTGCTTTGATATAGACTGCGTCTGTTACTAAGTATGGGCTTTCGTCTTTTGATTTGACAGAAGCTTGATCTGATACTGGATTGATCCGCTTATTGTAGAGAACGATCTCAACAATAGCATGGATATCATTGGTATTGAAGGGTTTTACTATAAACCCTGCTGGGTTTATTCTTTTTGCTCTTTCGATGATCGTAGGATCACTATAAGAAGTCACAAAAACCAATGGTACATCAACCATTTGTTTGAGAATCTCACCCAATTCTATTCCATCCTTATCCCCCTTTAGTTTGATATCCATAAATATCATATCAGGGCGATATTTTTTTACAATTTTGATTGCCTGATTTGCAGAGTTTGCGATATCTATGTTGACATAGCCTAAAAGTTCTAAGATCTCCTCGATATTTTCGGCAATATTTACATCGTCCTCAACGATCAGAATTCTTTCCTCTTTCATAAGTGGTTTATGGGAAATGTTGCGTTATTAGGATTAACAAGTAGGTTTTTATGTATATAAAAACCTTTATAAGATTCTATTTACAAAAATATGTTTGTAGAATCAATAATTTTGAACTTTTTTATTCTCTTTTGAAATATTGTAAAAGAATTAAAGACTCATCATGTCTTTGAATCTCGCTGCTTGCCTTCTGCTGACTTCAATTCTGTCGCCACCTTTGAGTGTGACTACCAAACCGCCGTTGAACCAAGGTTCAATGGCTTCTACCCAGCTAAGGTTAATGATATGTTTCCTGCTTGCTCTAAAGAATGCTTTTTCATCTAACCTTTCATCAAGTGCATTCAGAGATTTATGAATCATTGGTTTATTATTTTCAAAATAAACTTTTATATAATTTCCATCAGATTCAAAAAGCCTTACATTGACTAGTTTTACAAACCAACATCTATCTCCATCTTTGACAAAAACCTGATCATCCAAGGTTAATTTTTTGTCCCCTCCTTTGGTTGTGGATTCTTCGCTTTTTTGGGTTTGATCCTGAAGCTTTTTTTGAAGCCTTTCTATAGCTTCAGAAAGCCTTTTTGGCTCTATGGGCTTCAGTAGATAATCCAATGCATTGACTTGGAAAGCTTTCAATGCATATTCGTCATACGCGGTGGTAAATATCACATGAGGAACATTATCCAACTCTTCTAGAAGATCAAAACCAGTTTTTTCTGGCATTTGAATATCTAAGAAAACCACATCTGGCAAGAGCGCATCTATTTTCTCTTTTGCATCATCTACATTGGCTGCCTCTCCCACAACTTCTACATGATCATATTGAGATAATAAATTGATTAGCTCTTTTCTTGCTAATCTTTCATCGTCGATTACTAGTGCTCTCATTGTTTTTAAATTTTAACCTAATGTAAGGTTTTGTTTTGGAATTTTTATTTCAGTTATGACAAAATCGTTACCAGAATTGAATATTTTAAAGGTTGCTCGCTCTCCATAGATCAATTTTAGCCTTTGAATGGTGTTTGCGATACCATGTCCCTCTCCATTTTTCTTCTTAGCAAAAGGTTGACTTTTAAGTTGTCCACTGTTTTTAACTTGAATGTATAAGTCGTCTGTCAATCCTTCATAACATTTTATGATAATTTCACCTCCTTTTACTCGATTTGAAATACCATGTTTGATGGCATTTTCTACAATAGTCTGAAGCATCATTGGAGGTATTCTATAGTCGTATGCTTCATTTTCTATCTCATATTTTACGTTTAATCTCTCTTCAAACCTGATCGTCTCTAAATTAAGATAATCTTTAACTGTGTTGAATTCATTTTCAAAATCAATCACACGTTTTTTGTCCATCATTAATGAAAACCTCAGAATATTTGATAGTTGGGTAATTGCTGATTTAGCTTTTTTAGGATCTTCATCTACAAGTGCACGCACGCTATTGAGTGCATTGAAAATAAAATGTGGATTGAGCTGACTTTTGAGATGATTCAGCTGTATTTCGTTGATTTTGGCTTGATACTTTAAGCTTTGATTGTAA is drawn from Belliella baltica DSM 15883 and contains these coding sequences:
- a CDS encoding type II toxin-antitoxin system VapC family toxin — protein: MKRILIDTDVILDFFFDREPFSDNAAKVLALCESKAISGHITSVIISNVYYLLRQNAKHEKVVDKLNQLISITEVLTTDKEAILRALNSPFKDFEDALQNFSAEMIGDIDVIVTRNTKDFKNSALGVMTPENYLKVLIASHQHAL
- a CDS encoding sensor histidine kinase codes for the protein MNKTRLYWILQVLGWLGFALINLFLVSLERGISSVQIRAFFTLAAFYLVSTHGLRYVIKKYGWFNLSFGQLIWNTFLALLVLGFSNTIAQIIINWVFDILNPSADFRPASIAGNIFVSFLFYALWVMLYFLFHFLDNYNQSLKYQAKINEIQLNHLKSQLNPHFIFNALNSVRALVDEDPKKAKSAITQLSNILRFSLMMDKKRVIDFENEFNTVKDYLNLETIRFEERLNVKYEIENEAYDYRIPPMMLQTIVENAIKHGISNRVKGGEIIIKCYEGLTDDLYIQVKNSGQLKSQPFAKKKNGEGHGIANTIQRLKLIYGERATFKIFNSGNDFVITEIKIPKQNLTLG
- a CDS encoding type II toxin-antitoxin system RelE/ParE family toxin, with protein sequence METFERVPETYLKPIKTKKGLYEARVQLASNIWRVFCFFDEGKLVILLNGFQKKTQKTPTKEIEKAARLMDEYYAEKEVQKGKKKKK
- a CDS encoding PhoH family protein, with translation MPRAKSDKDCKIFVLDTSVILYAHNSIMNFAEHDVVIPITVLEELDQFKKGNDTKNFEAREFIRLLDNLSKDNMIHNWTPLNGKTKGYFRILMNPDNNINANEIFGEEKNDHKILNAALHLKQTEKGRKVILVSKDINLRLKAKSLDIYAEDYETGKIKNLDELENTGKFLIENVDIDVINKLYDAHHVDGKLIFGRKKIKSNGYYILKNEKTSVLTYFNSEDNTMERVDKQLAYNVKPKNAEQTFALHAIMNPRVKLVSIQGVAGTGKTLLALAGALEQRRDYKQVYLARPIVPLSNKDIGFLPGDIKSKLNPYMEPLWDNLKFIQNQFKESDKEYQKITELVNQEKLVIQPLAYIRGRSLSNIFFIVDEAQNLTPHEVKTIISRAGENTKIIFTGDVFQIDTPYLDSQSNGLSYLIDRVKEHPLYAHIKLEKGERSDLANLANELL
- a CDS encoding SRPBCC family protein; translated protein: MKKSEAPILVRETFDLSIELLWSYLTERELMIQWYFENIPEFQAMLGFETEFEVENEGRVFPHNWKVMAVTPFRKISYNWKYKGFAGDSTVTFELRDLGGKTELSLTHEVLEDFNDEIPEFSRASCQAGWTYFIKERLTRLVNQKSGKE
- a CDS encoding LytR/AlgR family response regulator transcription factor, whose amino-acid sequence is MRALVIDDERLARKELINLLSQYDHVEVVGEAANVDDAKEKIDALLPDVVFLDIQMPEKTGFDLLEELDNVPHVIFTTAYDEYALKAFQVNALDYLLKPIEPKRLSEAIERLQKKLQDQTQKSEESTTKGGDKKLTLDDQVFVKDGDRCWFVKLVNVRLFESDGNYIKVYFENNKPMIHKSLNALDERLDEKAFFRASRKHIINLSWVEAIEPWFNGGLVVTLKGGDRIEVSRRQAARFKDMMSL
- a CDS encoding response regulator, translating into MKEERILIVEDDVNIAENIEEILELLGYVNIDIANSANQAIKIVKKYRPDMIFMDIKLKGDKDGIELGEILKQMVDVPLVFVTSYSDPTIIERAKRINPAGFIVKPFNTNDIHAIVEIVLYNKRINPVSDQASVKSKDESPYLVTDAVYIKADNAYEKVPYVDIYYVEANGNMVTIFTRHRNYTIRKSMKDMEEKLPSNLFLRVQKSFIVQLGQIENFNTKEIALESGAVVQVGRQYYNSFLAKLNTITES
- a CDS encoding amidohydrolase, translating into MKNTIFLGFAFFFLFSCSGNKETADKVFVNGFIYTVEDDQPTAEAVAIKDGIILAVGTTEEIEAFVGNETETIDLQGKTMTPGLIESHAHLMGIGYNKLDIDLMYVKTYDELVEKVAEAASKAEPGEWITGRGWHQDKWIEMPNQTVNGFQTHDELSAVTPENPVYLAHASGHASFVNKKAMELAGITPLGSENLKQEVEGGEVIRDEIGNPTGVLVERASGLVSRLIPKDTPERAEKALELALKELAEKGITSFHDAGGNQDLIDLLEKFKAEGKLTARMYVMLSSRIPELIEAWYKKGPKIDPDHMVTVRSIKLNMDGALGPWGAWLLEDYEDKPGSRGHETMPIDLVTQVAEKGLELGFQVNSHAIGDRTNREVLDRYEAAFAKFPEAKDHRFRIEHAQHLHPDDISRFGELGVIAAIQAIHLSSDRPWAIGRLGVKRIKDGAYVWQKLLGSGAVISNGTDAPVEPVDALPSFYASVSRKTLKMTPEGGYEPDQKLTRDQALKSYTLAGAYAEFEEDFKGSIKVGKAADFTVFDQNIMEIPENEILNTKVMMTVVGGKTVFKAE
- a CDS encoding DUF6364 family protein, translated to MNTKLTLTIEQSIIEKAKKYASGKGRSLSDIIENYLKIITKEEQAKEVELTPIVKSLKGTFKEPRNFDYKTELSKRLAEKHL
- a CDS encoding helix-turn-helix domain-containing protein, which translates into the protein MNTKSWKDIKDDVYGVKGTERRDELERDFESFKIGLLLKKAREDKNLTQEQLAELVDKKRTYISRVENNGSNLTLKTLYEIVEKGLGGKVKISIEL
- a CDS encoding DUF262 domain-containing protein, whose product is MDFYRKTTLGLFDSSQKSFEIPVYQRAYSWEKDQWQTFLNDLLEQIEGENNYFYGNILLETVKKDVKYEIIDGQQRLTTLTIFIRSILNVLKKREKELEDFDFQTKENIFLKNGGNIKLRPVEYDRACFDSLIIDNQKKFETNTPSQVRIKEAKTFFVTELEKLKTDILLRVLTKIETTDLTIIELEGKKDSALMFELENNRGKDLTNMEKIKSYFMYQMYVYSDPEQTESNIENVSNIFKLIYLIINDFKRLNEDSVLIYHNNAYIKGYNYRTLEDVKEVFKKSEDKIDWIKKYISELHTSFSNMKKFESSDNFYAKKLSKINAPAFIYPFVIRGYKYFGDDSKKLNTLFNILEVLTFRARLINSRANIQERLNSILLNFKGDLINLKQEIKSKLNESWYWSDTNTKNYLNGGMYGNKVLNYLLWEYENSIQNKGYSIKNFSLENEQIEHISPQTPTDGEPIATGYDLNEDREYSEDFVSEHLNSLGNLMLISGSHNASIGNKAFKDKLDSYKANPLLNQQAEIKDFANSENEAVFWKTESIEKRHKKIVDFAIQKWSFDKVETTYLEKELIEDEKK